A stretch of Paenibacillus sp. URB8-2 DNA encodes these proteins:
- a CDS encoding lipase family protein — MEISAQNQQYVHVVRNLRFIDKHQLSVSIINKEEKKGGMQLHKKTGIELRAIFLAAVCSQTYTQFTNTDGSFVVPLNYSVSHTIQAKSISNEWERFGFIIESPQEIIIAFRGTSSTSDWISDIIASQKRFKYIKQDCLTHRGFTDIYSSARDELFSALTGLSPAKTLYITGHSLGAALATLCAIDIAANTAHHSPILFTFGSPRVGDPAFSKAFTEYVKNSWRTANLYDVVTYTPPTVYKLPKREKKYYYSHVQTFSSLSFQNGGIGANHIIGSYFAELSRLHPAFTQSLCVTNPGFCPATEASPNGPPNSQGIKKGNPLS; from the coding sequence GTGGAGATTTCCGCTCAAAATCAACAATATGTCCATGTTGTGCGCAATTTACGTTTCATCGACAAGCACCAACTTTCTGTCTCTATCATAAACAAGGAAGAAAAGAAGGGCGGGATGCAGTTGCATAAGAAAACCGGCATTGAGCTGCGGGCCATCTTTCTGGCTGCCGTCTGCAGTCAGACTTATACACAATTTACAAATACAGACGGTTCATTCGTTGTTCCATTGAATTACTCGGTCAGTCATACCATTCAGGCAAAATCCATTAGCAATGAATGGGAGCGCTTCGGATTTATTATCGAATCCCCGCAAGAAATTATTATCGCCTTTAGGGGAACCAGTTCCACGTCCGATTGGATCTCGGACATTATCGCCTCTCAAAAGAGGTTTAAATATATCAAGCAGGACTGTCTCACCCATCGGGGCTTCACAGACATCTATTCCTCGGCACGCGATGAGCTATTTTCCGCACTCACCGGGTTGTCGCCAGCTAAGACGCTGTACATTACAGGCCACAGTCTCGGCGCGGCGCTCGCGACATTATGTGCGATTGATATTGCAGCCAATACCGCACACCACTCACCTATCTTGTTTACTTTTGGTTCTCCCCGTGTAGGCGATCCGGCATTTTCTAAAGCTTTCACCGAATATGTCAAGAACAGCTGGCGCACGGCCAACCTCTATGATGTGGTAACCTATACTCCTCCAACCGTCTACAAGCTGCCCAAGCGGGAGAAAAAATACTATTACAGTCATGTCCAGACCTTCTCATCGCTTTCATTTCAGAATGGAGGCATTGGCGCCAATCACATCATCGGAAGCTATTTCGCAGAGCTTTCCCGGCTCCACCCGGCTTTCACCCAATCGTTATGTGTGACGAATCCTGGCTTCTGTCCAGCTACTGAAGCTTCCCCAAATGGACCCCCAAATTCACAGGGGATTAAAAAAGGCAACCCGCTATCGTAA
- a CDS encoding HD domain-containing protein: protein MNKELVLEKTRQFVKGKLEGEGSGHDWWHIVRVSNNALDIAKQTEGTDCFIVELGALLHDIADHKFGHTDDDRRRIISDLLIELEVSYEIIEEVIYIANHISFKGGTNKHKLTTIEAKIVQDADRLDAIGAIGIGRAFAYGGHINRPMYNPAFNKETAKDIDGCTGNDTISHFYEKLLLLKDLMNTEIGAQKAQIRHDIIVEFLNHFYAEWNGEI, encoded by the coding sequence ATGAACAAGGAATTGGTTCTCGAAAAAACAAGACAATTCGTAAAAGGAAAACTTGAGGGTGAAGGGTCCGGACATGATTGGTGGCATATTGTCAGGGTTAGTAATAATGCTCTGGACATTGCCAAACAGACCGAAGGAACGGATTGTTTTATTGTTGAATTAGGAGCTTTACTTCATGACATAGCCGACCATAAGTTCGGACACACTGACGATGACAGAAGAAGAATAATTTCGGATTTATTGATTGAATTGGAAGTTTCTTATGAAATCATTGAAGAGGTGATATACATAGCGAATCATATTTCTTTTAAGGGAGGAACCAATAAGCATAAATTGACTACTATAGAAGCCAAAATTGTTCAAGATGCCGATCGGCTCGACGCCATTGGCGCAATAGGTATTGGTAGAGCATTTGCTTATGGAGGACATATCAACAGACCTATGTATAATCCGGCATTTAACAAAGAAACTGCTAAAGATATAGATGGTTGCACCGGAAACGATACAATCAGCCACTTCTATGAAAAACTATTATTATTAAAAGATTTAATGAATACGGAAATTGGAGCACAAAAGGCCCAGATAAGACACGACATTATCGTGGAGTTTTTAAATCATTTCTATGCGGAATGGAATGGAGAAATTTGA
- a CDS encoding polymer-forming cytoskeletal protein, whose product MIAQLNLFFAGYIVKGLLVAGVAAAVLSGCGSNNDQAANSAASPAASAAASPAASAPAADATTTASIVNQADAFKAAVSENGNWIIAILNDLTVDGEVVVAGEFHDKGDAAKDIYRKIALYAQDADRNITASYTLTVPKFTVKSENLKVHGGTIKGDVYVQANGFTLDKTATVDGNIFYASADFQASAKVDGKVTGEAKVQ is encoded by the coding sequence ATGATCGCTCAACTCAATTTATTTTTCGCCGGGTATATAGTTAAAGGTTTGTTGGTTGCAGGTGTCGCGGCTGCGGTATTGTCCGGTTGCGGCAGTAATAATGATCAAGCGGCTAATTCCGCGGCAAGCCCGGCAGCAAGTGCTGCGGCAAGTCCTGCAGCGAGTGCGCCGGCAGCAGATGCGACGACTACAGCGTCCATCGTTAACCAAGCGGACGCTTTTAAAGCGGCAGTAAGCGAAAACGGAAACTGGATCATTGCTATTCTTAATGATTTGACGGTCGATGGAGAGGTTGTAGTAGCCGGTGAATTCCATGATAAAGGCGACGCGGCTAAAGATATTTACCGCAAAATCGCCCTTTATGCGCAAGATGCGGATCGCAACATCACTGCATCCTACACTCTTACAGTTCCTAAATTCACTGTAAAAAGTGAAAACCTGAAAGTCCATGGCGGAACGATCAAAGGCGACGTTTACGTGCAAGCCAACGGATTTACCCTTGATAAAACCGCAACGGTAGACGGCAACATTTTCTATGCAAGCGCGGATTTCCAAGCCTCCGCCAAAGTAGACGGTAAAGTAACCGGAGAAGCTAAAGTCCAATAA
- a CDS encoding IS630 family transposase (programmed frameshift) — MAEEHKAAAILEIKAAMKINKDLRMHERYQTILLLLLGESYERISEVTGRTVATLYNYSKAYREQGMQGLQIGRPPGRHRLLTAEQEQQVYEVITNQTPEDQGFPSQMNWTSPLVRKWIEQKWNIRYSDRGTRDLLYRLKLSFTKPTYTLAKSRPTETRRIQRTLSGVKKLLAGRIDRILFEDESMIRDYQALSRTWFPKGQQKIIPTYGKHWGAKLIGTLDYESGEVFCVQEEQYTAKEFLSFLERVLEKYEGDRIVMILDNARIHHADLIQPFLKEHQAKLTLVYLPPYSPNLNMIEELWGWLKSSVIHNVFFDSVQKIRKVVQGFIRLINETPAATVERLCLQF; from the exons GTGGCAGAAGAACACAAAGCAGCAGCCATTCTGGAAATCAAAGCCGCGATGAAAATAAACAAAGATTTACGGATGCACGAAAGGTATCAGACGATCCTCCTGCTGTTACTTGGCGAATCCTACGAACGAATTTCCGAAGTGACAGGACGAACGGTTGCGACCTTATATAACTACAGCAAAGCTTACCGAGAGCAAGGGATGCAGGGGCTACAAATCGGACGTCCTCCAGGACGACATCGCTTGTTAACTGCTGAACAAGAGCAACAAGTGTATGAAGTGATAACGAATCAAACGCCCGAGGATCAAGGATTTCCTTCCCAGATGAACTGGACTTCTCCACTCGTTCGGAAATGGATCGAACAAAAGTGGAATATTCGGTATTCGGATCGAGGGACACGAGACCTTTTGTACCGTTTGAAGCTTAGCTTTACGAAGCCGACCTACACACTGGCTAAAAGCAGACCCACAGAAACAAGAAGAATTCAAAGAACACTTTCAGGAGTTAAAAAACTCCTCGCTGGGCGCATCGACCGGATTCTGTTTGAAGATGAGTCCATGATCCGGGATTACCAAGCGCTTTCTCGTACCTGGTTTCCCAAGGGGCAGCAAA AAATCATTCCCACCTACGGCAAGCATTGGGGAGCGAAGCTGATCGGGACGCTGGATTATGAATCCGGCGAAGTGTTTTGCGTACAAGAAGAACAGTATACCGCCAAAGAATTCTTGTCCTTTCTGGAACGCGTCTTGGAAAAGTATGAAGGCGACCGAATCGTGATGATTTTGGACAATGCACGAATTCATCACGCAGACCTCATCCAGCCTTTTTTAAAAGAACATCAAGCCAAACTCACCTTGGTTTATTTGCCTCCGTATAGTCCGAATTTGAACATGATTGAAGAATTGTGGGGCTGGTTAAAATCATCCGTAATTCATAATGTCTTCTTCGACTCGGTACAAAAAATTCGCAAAGTTGTTCAAGGATTTATCCGTTTGATTAATGAAACGCCCGCTGCCACAGTTGAACGCTTATGTCTTCAATTCTAA
- a CDS encoding nucleoside hydrolase — protein sequence MHRLIIDTDIGSDIDDAMALALAMKSPELMLEGVTTVYGDADLRARMVVKMLQHGGRKDVRVFAGLDRPLLGNREVWMAGHEGKGLIEEEESLPYEERHAVDFIIDTIMANPGEITLVPIGPLTNIAACLIREPRIAHNVKEIILMGGVTRLGRNAAELPVVEHNIVSDPEAASVVFDSGAPIVMVGLDVTLQVVITDEHRKRLQSTKDPLNAALARQMEYWFDFIKSDKTFMHDPLTVSILIDRSLVKTEKMKVTVEYDHRAKTGRTVAVRAEDGNVEVCLEVDSGRFLTMLLHRLTGQA from the coding sequence ATGCACCGTTTAATTATCGACACGGATATCGGCAGCGATATTGATGACGCCATGGCGCTTGCGCTGGCGATGAAATCACCGGAACTGATGCTCGAAGGTGTCACGACGGTTTACGGAGATGCAGATTTACGCGCCCGTATGGTTGTCAAAATGCTTCAACACGGCGGCAGAAAAGACGTTCGCGTATTCGCCGGTCTGGATCGGCCGCTGCTCGGCAACCGTGAAGTATGGATGGCTGGACACGAAGGGAAAGGGCTTATTGAGGAAGAAGAATCGCTTCCTTACGAAGAGCGCCATGCTGTCGATTTCATCATCGATACCATTATGGCGAATCCGGGCGAAATTACGCTGGTGCCGATCGGACCGCTAACGAATATCGCCGCATGCCTGATCCGCGAGCCGAGGATCGCTCACAACGTCAAAGAAATTATTTTGATGGGCGGCGTTACCAGACTTGGCCGCAACGCCGCCGAACTGCCTGTGGTTGAGCATAATATTGTCAGCGACCCGGAAGCGGCGTCCGTTGTATTTGACAGCGGCGCTCCAATCGTAATGGTCGGACTGGACGTCACCCTACAGGTCGTTATTACCGATGAACACCGCAAACGGCTGCAGTCGACGAAAGATCCGCTGAATGCCGCGCTGGCCCGCCAGATGGAGTACTGGTTCGATTTTATCAAGTCCGATAAAACGTTTATGCATGACCCGCTCACCGTCTCGATTCTCATCGATCGCTCGCTCGTCAAAACCGAAAAAATGAAAGTGACCGTCGAATACGATCACCGTGCGAAGACAGGGCGGACCGTCGCTGTCCGTGCGGAGGACGGTAATGTCGAGGTTTGCCTTGAAGTGGACAGTGGACGGTTTCTGACGATGCTGTTGCACCGTTTGACAGGACAAGCCTGA
- a CDS encoding zinc-dependent alcohol dehydrogenase family protein — MKVYEIQGEFGIDQLKAAERPIPVPGPGEVRIKMRAVSLNSRDLGVIDGFYNPDLNRPLIPVSDGVGEVVALGEHTTKFKIGDRVSGIFTQSWISGEATQENWVSALGSPLDGLLAEYAVLPEKGLVRVPDHLTDEEAAALPCAGVTAWHAIAQEGKVKASDTVVVQGTGGVSLFALQFAKLHGATVIVTSSSDEKLMRAKGLGADFGINYKQTPEWDRVVLELTGGRGADHIVDLGGSATLNKSIAALRVGGQISLVGGLSGYQVDGFAIIPAILRKARLQAINVGSRDMFETMNRAIQQNGLRPVVDRVFPFERAVEALRYLAEGSYFGKICIAF; from the coding sequence ATGAAAGTATACGAGATTCAAGGTGAATTTGGAATAGATCAACTAAAGGCAGCAGAGCGTCCAATACCGGTTCCTGGTCCTGGTGAAGTTCGCATCAAAATGCGCGCGGTTTCTCTTAACTCCAGAGATTTGGGTGTAATTGATGGGTTTTATAATCCCGATTTGAATAGACCATTAATTCCGGTTTCTGATGGTGTGGGCGAAGTTGTCGCTTTAGGAGAGCATACGACGAAGTTCAAGATTGGTGATCGGGTGAGCGGTATTTTTACTCAAAGTTGGATTTCCGGAGAGGCTACACAAGAGAATTGGGTGAGTGCGCTGGGAAGTCCGCTGGATGGGCTGCTTGCGGAATATGCCGTACTTCCCGAGAAAGGATTGGTTCGTGTGCCCGATCATTTGACGGATGAAGAGGCGGCAGCCCTTCCTTGCGCAGGAGTGACGGCATGGCATGCCATCGCCCAAGAGGGCAAAGTCAAAGCAAGCGATACAGTTGTCGTTCAAGGAACAGGCGGAGTCTCTCTATTCGCGCTTCAATTCGCCAAGCTTCATGGAGCAACCGTAATCGTAACGTCAAGCAGCGATGAGAAGCTTATGCGAGCGAAGGGACTTGGTGCGGATTTCGGAATCAATTACAAACAAACGCCTGAATGGGATAGGGTCGTTCTTGAACTGACGGGCGGACGCGGAGCAGACCATATCGTTGATCTCGGAGGATCGGCTACACTGAACAAGTCCATTGCGGCGCTGCGGGTAGGCGGGCAGATCAGCTTGGTAGGAGGTCTTTCGGGCTACCAGGTGGATGGTTTTGCAATAATCCCCGCTATTTTAAGAAAAGCGCGCCTGCAAGCAATCAACGTCGGGAGCCGTGACATGTTTGAAACAATGAACCGGGCAATACAGCAAAACGGGCTTCGCCCGGTCGTTGACCGTGTATTTCCATTCGAACGCGCTGTCGAAGCGCTGCGTTACTTGGCGGAGGGCTCGTATTTTGGGAAGATTTGCATTGCATTTTAA
- a CDS encoding winged helix-turn-helix transcriptional regulator, translating to MNSPFSTKIVKPDISLSICGYSKVLEIVSNKWTALVVYAMEDGIIRYGDIRRRIEGISKKMLTQTLRQLERNGLVKRVITPSVPPIVEYSLTGLGESLLEPMRALNQWTKENYSQVEQARESYDRVINEE from the coding sequence ATGAATTCTCCATTTTCGACTAAAATCGTAAAGCCCGATATATCGTTATCTATTTGCGGGTACAGCAAAGTACTTGAGATCGTTTCCAACAAATGGACAGCGTTGGTCGTCTATGCAATGGAAGATGGGATTATTCGGTACGGGGATATAAGAAGACGAATCGAAGGCATATCCAAAAAAATGCTCACCCAAACACTCCGGCAACTGGAACGGAACGGATTGGTGAAACGTGTGATTACGCCTTCCGTCCCACCAATCGTCGAATACTCACTCACTGGGCTGGGAGAATCTTTGCTTGAGCCCATGAGAGCGCTGAATCAGTGGACGAAGGAAAACTACTCCCAGGTTGAACAGGCCAGAGAGAGCTATGATCGAGTTATTAACGAGGAATAG
- a CDS encoding NADPH-dependent FMN reductase yields MSENKLTITAICGSLREGSFNRKVLTAMEELAPKHWEIRRADLSNLPLYNADIESQGDPQSVVEFKESIREADGVLIVTPEYNSGIPGVLKNALDWASRPGKSSVLIQKPFAIAGATPGSGGTAQSQAQVRQTLLAMNAYTMPGPKILIGGIHEKLNETTGELDDESTLRHIEKFLIAFEQWIHFFK; encoded by the coding sequence ATGAGCGAAAATAAACTCACCATCACCGCCATTTGTGGAAGTCTTCGAGAAGGTTCTTTTAATAGAAAAGTGTTAACGGCAATGGAAGAGCTTGCGCCGAAGCATTGGGAGATTCGTCGTGCTGACTTGTCGAACCTTCCACTTTACAATGCGGACATTGAGAGCCAAGGCGATCCTCAGTCAGTGGTTGAATTCAAAGAAAGCATCCGGGAAGCGGACGGCGTGCTGATTGTCACCCCAGAATATAATTCGGGAATTCCTGGCGTGTTAAAAAACGCTTTAGACTGGGCTTCGCGTCCGGGTAAAAGCTCCGTGTTGATTCAAAAACCATTTGCGATTGCAGGAGCTACTCCGGGCAGCGGCGGAACAGCGCAGTCACAAGCCCAGGTGAGACAGACACTGCTTGCCATGAATGCCTATACAATGCCGGGGCCGAAAATTCTCATCGGCGGGATTCACGAAAAACTGAATGAAACGACCGGAGAACTGGACGACGAATCCACTCTTCGCCATATCGAAAAATTCCTGATAGCTTTTGAACAATGGATCCATTTTTTCAAGTAA
- a CDS encoding GNAT family N-acetyltransferase, translated as MSEQKVYYGKDINVIFNSEVCIHSGICVKGFPAVFNLSKRPWVDPDTATADEIAQHIDKCPSGALTYTRLDSENPMKKEELNMHIVEHDTAHKRFLIRDKGAIAAEMTYVTSSPELYIIDHTLVDNAYRGQGLGDKLVNAMVEYARENGIKIIPLCPFAKGRFERYSEYSDVLHN; from the coding sequence ATGAGTGAACAAAAAGTGTACTACGGGAAAGATATCAATGTGATTTTTAATTCGGAAGTTTGTATTCATTCCGGTATTTGCGTTAAGGGGTTTCCTGCCGTTTTTAATTTAAGCAAGCGCCCTTGGGTTGATCCCGATACCGCCACTGCGGACGAAATTGCCCAGCATATTGACAAATGTCCAAGCGGAGCGCTGACGTATACACGTCTGGACAGCGAGAATCCAATGAAGAAAGAGGAATTGAACATGCATATTGTTGAACATGATACCGCCCACAAAAGATTCCTTATTCGAGATAAAGGTGCGATTGCCGCCGAAATGACGTATGTAACCTCAAGTCCGGAGCTTTACATTATTGATCATACTCTGGTCGACAATGCATATCGGGGACAGGGGCTTGGGGACAAGCTTGTCAACGCAATGGTGGAATATGCGCGGGAAAACGGTATTAAGATTATACCTTTATGTCCGTTTGCCAAGGGAAGATTTGAGCGTTATTCCGAATACTCGGATGTACTCCACAACTAA